From the Lentimicrobium sp. L6 genome, one window contains:
- a CDS encoding alpha-amylase family glycosyl hydrolase: protein MFKKLSVLLMAFLVSFGLFAQVVTTNPAFPQENQQVIITFNAAEGSQGLMGYTGDIWAHTGVITENSTSGGDWKYVVAGWGENTDKAKLTRISDDIYTLDIGPSIREYYGVPEGEAILQIALVFRNSDGSQTGKDDGDLDIFTDVYEAGLNVDIESPINGTIINLNETIQVIANGTDADYTKFYINDNLIAEFDPEGFTYDYTATVDGKTTFKVEAYSGADMVVDSAYIFVKGEVTVEELPAGMNDGVNYLSDNSVILSLLAPGKEYAFAIGDFSNWEVSDEVFMKKTPGGERFWVQIDGLTPGQAYIYQYYIDGELKVADVYSEQISDPWNDQYIDENTFPNMPEYPTGKASGIASVLMTGQEEYQWNVENFQAPKVTDMVIQEILIRDIHANHNYQFMIDTLSYYKNMGVNVIELMPINEFEGNSSWGYNPSFYFAVDKYYGTKNKLKEFIDLCHANGIAVVIDMVLNHSYGQNPQVLMYWDGINNRPAANNPWFNVQSPNTSYSWGYDYNHESPFTEAFVDSVNSYWISEYKVDGFRFDFTKGFTNTSGDGWVYDASRIEILERMANKIWEVDDDAYVIFEHLADNSEEKVLANNGILLWGNMNNNFKEANMGYNSSGKSDLSWSSYQRRTWNDPHVVSYMESHDEDRQMHYNLTWGNSNGDYDITNLGTGLRRIGLSTLFHTIIPGPKMYWQFSELGYDYSINWPSGNDNDRLTPKPPKWEYQEDWQRMYLHDITAALNKLKTEQDAWETTNYEIDVYGAIKTVTLLHDDMNVVAVGNFDVVNKEVEIDFPNSGTWYNYFDDQTITIGADLKWATTLDRGGYFLFTTVELENPELGTGISNSPMSSNSSLTLYPNPAQDQLLVLLQSGAKGSLELKVLDINGREVFRKSSYSVTNTYEGVIPVNNLEEGIYILQIQTESSIISQKFMKL, encoded by the coding sequence ATGTTTAAAAAATTATCAGTACTTCTAATGGCATTTTTGGTGTCATTTGGGCTATTTGCTCAAGTAGTTACTACCAATCCTGCTTTTCCCCAGGAAAATCAACAAGTTATTATTACTTTCAATGCTGCTGAGGGGAGCCAGGGATTAATGGGCTATACTGGAGATATCTGGGCTCATACAGGTGTAATAACTGAGAATAGCACTTCTGGAGGTGATTGGAAATATGTAGTTGCTGGTTGGGGTGAAAATACCGATAAAGCCAAACTTACTCGTATTTCTGATGATATCTATACTTTAGATATTGGCCCATCAATTCGTGAATATTATGGCGTACCAGAAGGAGAAGCTATCCTCCAAATAGCTTTGGTTTTTCGTAATAGCGATGGAAGTCAAACAGGAAAAGATGATGGTGATTTAGATATTTTTACAGATGTTTATGAAGCAGGATTAAATGTAGATATTGAATCTCCAATTAATGGAACCATCATCAATTTAAATGAAACTATTCAAGTAATTGCAAATGGAACCGATGCCGATTATACTAAGTTCTATATTAATGATAATTTAATTGCTGAGTTCGATCCAGAAGGGTTTACTTATGATTATACAGCAACAGTTGATGGTAAAACTACATTTAAAGTTGAAGCTTACTCTGGTGCAGATATGGTAGTCGATTCCGCTTATATTTTTGTGAAAGGGGAGGTTACTGTTGAAGAACTGCCTGCTGGTATGAATGACGGAGTTAATTATTTAAGCGATAACTCTGTTATTTTGAGTCTACTAGCACCTGGTAAAGAATATGCCTTTGCCATTGGCGATTTTAGTAATTGGGAAGTGAGTGATGAGGTATTCATGAAGAAAACTCCTGGTGGAGAGCGGTTTTGGGTACAAATTGATGGTTTAACACCTGGCCAAGCTTATATTTATCAGTATTATATAGATGGAGAATTGAAAGTGGCAGATGTATATTCAGAGCAAATCTCTGATCCTTGGAATGACCAATATATCGATGAAAATACTTTCCCTAATATGCCAGAATATCCAACAGGAAAAGCAAGCGGTATTGCCTCTGTTTTGATGACAGGACAAGAAGAATACCAGTGGAATGTAGAAAATTTCCAAGCACCTAAGGTTACTGATATGGTGATTCAAGAAATCTTAATTCGCGATATCCATGCAAACCATAATTATCAATTTATGATTGATACACTTTCTTATTATAAAAATATGGGCGTCAATGTGATTGAATTAATGCCCATTAATGAATTCGAAGGCAATAGCTCTTGGGGATATAATCCTTCTTTCTATTTTGCCGTAGATAAGTATTATGGAACTAAAAATAAACTGAAGGAGTTTATTGATCTTTGTCATGCCAATGGAATTGCTGTCGTTATCGATATGGTTTTAAATCATTCTTACGGACAAAATCCTCAAGTGTTGATGTATTGGGATGGAATCAATAACCGCCCTGCTGCTAATAACCCATGGTTTAATGTGCAATCTCCTAATACTTCTTATAGTTGGGGGTATGATTATAATCACGAAAGTCCTTTTACAGAAGCTTTTGTGGATAGTGTGAATTCTTATTGGATTAGCGAATATAAAGTGGATGGATTCCGTTTTGACTTCACAAAAGGTTTTACTAATACTTCAGGTGATGGTTGGGTATATGATGCCAGTAGAATAGAAATTCTTGAAAGAATGGCCAATAAAATTTGGGAAGTAGATGACGATGCTTATGTTATTTTTGAACATTTAGCAGATAACTCAGAGGAAAAAGTTTTAGCTAATAATGGTATCTTATTATGGGGAAATATGAATAATAACTTCAAAGAAGCTAATATGGGTTATAACTCAAGCGGGAAATCTGACTTAAGTTGGTCTTCTTATCAAAGAAGAACTTGGAATGATCCTCATGTAGTATCTTATATGGAAAGTCACGATGAAGATCGTCAGATGCATTACAACCTTACTTGGGGAAATAGTAATGGAGATTACGATATTACTAACTTAGGTACTGGATTAAGAAGAATTGGTTTGTCAACCCTGTTTCATACCATCATTCCAGGTCCTAAAATGTATTGGCAATTTAGTGAGCTAGGTTATGATTATTCTATCAATTGGCCAAGTGGAAATGATAACGATAGGTTAACTCCAAAACCACCAAAATGGGAATACCAAGAAGATTGGCAAAGAATGTATCTTCACGATATTACAGCTGCTTTAAATAAGCTGAAGACTGAGCAGGATGCTTGGGAAACCACCAATTATGAGATTGATGTTTATGGAGCCATTAAAACCGTAACCTTATTGCATGATGATATGAATGTAGTAGCTGTTGGAAATTTTGATGTGGTAAATAAGGAAGTAGAAATCGATTTCCCAAATAGCGGAACTTGGTATAATTATTTCGATGATCAAACCATCACTATCGGTGCTGATTTAAAATGGGCTACCACATTAGATAGAGGAGGGTATTTCTTATTTACAACGGTTGAACTAGAGAATCCAGAATTAGGTACTGGAATTAGTAACAGTCCAATGAGTTCAAATAGCTCCTTAACCCTGTATCCAAATCCAGCACAAGATCAATTGCTTGTCCTCCTCCAAA